A window of the Cystobacter fuscus genome harbors these coding sequences:
- a CDS encoding SDR family NAD(P)-dependent oxidoreductase, which translates to MGNDNLEGKRVVLTGGASGIGRVTAEAFLRAGSRVAIIDRDEEALWRVLEELGPGVSGFAADVSEPASLREAFVGVDRVLGSVDVLVANAGISVRRPFLECSPEEWRRVISVNLDGVFFCAREAAIRMMAGAGGVLLLMGSTNGLVGYPYYASYNASKAGVIELARSLAIELAPKVRVNAICPGYVMTPMQEREYTPAMLEQVNAKIPLRRHARPEEISELFLFLASDRARYIHGQALVIDGGELAGGLASSGVSSEGRT; encoded by the coding sequence ATGGGCAATGACAATCTGGAAGGCAAGCGTGTGGTGCTCACGGGCGGAGCCAGTGGCATCGGCCGGGTGACGGCCGAGGCGTTCCTCCGCGCGGGGAGCCGGGTGGCCATCATCGACCGTGACGAGGAGGCCCTGTGGCGGGTGTTGGAGGAACTGGGGCCTGGCGTGTCTGGCTTCGCCGCGGACGTGTCGGAGCCGGCCTCGCTCCGGGAGGCTTTCGTCGGCGTGGACCGGGTGCTGGGGAGCGTGGACGTGCTCGTCGCCAACGCCGGTATCAGTGTGCGGCGTCCTTTCCTGGAGTGCTCCCCGGAGGAGTGGCGGCGGGTCATCTCCGTCAACCTGGACGGCGTCTTCTTCTGCGCGCGCGAGGCGGCCATACGGATGATGGCGGGAGCGGGGGGCGTCCTTCTGCTGATGGGCTCCACCAACGGGCTCGTGGGTTACCCCTATTACGCCTCGTACAACGCCTCGAAGGCGGGCGTCATCGAGCTGGCGCGCTCGCTCGCCATCGAGCTGGCCCCGAAGGTGCGGGTGAACGCCATCTGCCCCGGCTACGTGATGACGCCGATGCAGGAGCGCGAGTACACGCCCGCGATGCTGGAGCAGGTGAACGCGAAGATTCCCCTTCGCCGCCACGCGCGTCCCGAGGAAATCTCCGAACTCTTCCTCTTCCTCGCCTCGGACCGGGCCCGCTACATCCACGGGCAGGCGCTCGTCATC